In one window of Polynucleobacter sp. AM-7D1 DNA:
- a CDS encoding tetratricopeptide repeat protein yields MINIQWHSITRLPLLLLVSAFLLACSDYQRARSAYEAGEYTKAFQIFERLSQAGDNQAQYDLSQMYLQGIGTPKNIEQGWVWLNRAAEQGNIQAMLELGVRYQASASLENGQEMAFLWFQKAAMAGSPVGQYNLAHFYESGKQAPVDLVKAYVWMTISNKSGNPAAASEMKAIKARLSPDELASADRMIQEIKKTLP; encoded by the coding sequence ATGATTAATATTCAATGGCATTCGATCACTCGTTTGCCATTGTTGTTATTGGTCAGCGCTTTTCTGTTGGCTTGCTCCGATTACCAGCGGGCCCGTTCTGCTTATGAGGCTGGTGAATACACCAAAGCATTTCAGATTTTTGAGCGTTTATCGCAAGCAGGCGATAACCAAGCGCAATATGATTTATCTCAGATGTATCTGCAGGGTATTGGAACTCCTAAAAATATAGAGCAGGGCTGGGTCTGGCTCAACCGCGCTGCAGAACAAGGCAATATCCAAGCGATGCTGGAATTAGGGGTTCGTTATCAGGCTAGCGCCAGCCTGGAAAATGGTCAGGAAATGGCCTTTCTTTGGTTTCAAAAGGCGGCGATGGCAGGAAGCCCTGTGGGGCAGTACAACCTAGCTCATTTCTATGAATCTGGGAAGCAGGCCCCAGTGGATTTGGTGAAAGCCTATGTCTGGATGACGATCTCCAATAAAAGTGGAAACCCTGCTGCAGCCTCTGAAATGAAGGCTATCAAGGCCAGACTATCCCCGGATGAGCTAGCTA
- the motB gene encoding flagellar motor protein MotB, whose translation MAKNDAPIIVIKRVKKGGHGHHGGAWKIAYADFVTAMMAFFLLMWVLGSTTAGDLAGISSYFQNPMRVSLSGGQGSGDATRIIKGGGDNITKTVGEESRADADTEQRRISDSSVTDVENARKDKTKNELVKEDIQKKIDADPELKNSKGQVFMDINAEGLRIQVVDEKGKPLFSSGGSVPSVSARRLLRIIGKSLKETPNPIRIEGHTDAVKYGNGETGYTNWELSTERANVARRELIAGGLDSNQVVQVIGFANTVPLNPEDLTDPLNRRISITVLNKKPKQEDKPVVRPVEKLPESLPKGAQEIPPNLRAPAQFLSKDNAPKSPPMEIPPKVTPSSDKTAR comes from the coding sequence ATGGCTAAGAACGACGCGCCGATTATTGTCATCAAGCGCGTTAAGAAGGGTGGTCACGGACATCACGGTGGCGCTTGGAAAATTGCTTACGCTGACTTCGTAACGGCCATGATGGCCTTCTTCCTGTTGATGTGGGTCTTGGGTTCCACAACAGCAGGAGACCTCGCTGGTATTTCCTCTTATTTCCAAAATCCAATGAGGGTATCGCTATCCGGCGGCCAAGGCTCTGGTGATGCTACGCGGATCATCAAGGGTGGTGGTGACAATATTACGAAAACCGTCGGTGAAGAGTCACGTGCAGATGCTGATACTGAGCAGCGTCGTATTAGTGATTCCTCTGTTACAGATGTTGAAAATGCCCGTAAAGACAAGACTAAGAATGAGCTTGTCAAAGAAGATATCCAGAAGAAAATTGACGCTGATCCAGAGTTAAAGAACTCCAAAGGTCAGGTATTTATGGATATCAATGCCGAAGGCTTGCGTATCCAGGTGGTGGATGAAAAAGGTAAGCCCTTATTTAGCAGTGGCGGATCTGTTCCTAGCGTATCTGCAAGAAGGTTATTGCGCATTATTGGAAAATCCTTAAAAGAAACCCCTAATCCAATCCGTATTGAAGGCCATACTGACGCAGTTAAATACGGTAACGGTGAAACGGGTTACACAAACTGGGAGCTTTCTACAGAGCGTGCCAACGTTGCTCGTCGAGAGTTGATAGCTGGTGGTTTAGATTCAAATCAGGTTGTTCAAGTGATTGGCTTTGCCAATACGGTGCCACTGAATCCCGAAGATCTGACCGACCCATTGAATCGTCGTATTTCAATCACGGTTTTGAATAAGAAACCTAAGCAGGAAGACAAGCCAGTTGTAAGGCCGGTTGAAAAATTGCCTGAGAGCTTGCCAAAGGGAGCTCAAGAGATTCCGCCAAATCTGCGTGCACCTGCCCAATTCCTGTCGAAAGACAATGCTCCAAAATCGCCTCCAATGGAGATACCTCCTAAGGTAACCCCGTCTTCGGATAAGACAGCGAGGTAA